One window of Pyrus communis chromosome 12, drPyrComm1.1, whole genome shotgun sequence genomic DNA carries:
- the LOC137711643 gene encoding uncharacterized protein, with the protein MGCMLSQVAAKFAFFPPSPPTYKIQKRERDGKLSAVAASATTNTTSLPAVPPDNKSLDVLVIDTKRGNKIVAFYLRNPYARLTLLYSHGNAADLGQLYDLFLQLNLSLRVNLIGYDYSGYGASTGKPSETNTYADIEAVYECLETEYGVSQEDLILYGQSVGSGPTLHLAAKLPRLRGVVLHSAILSGLRVLCHVKFKFCFDIYKNINKIKKVKCPVLVIHGTDDDIVNWLHGNALWKMARDPYEPLWIKGGGHCNLELYPDYIRHLCRFILEMENMTTEIRLKKIRQNMRLQKKRSCAMCASMCCSIKLCRPKCPECSRPRCLKCPTCWKPKCVKCCWRPKCPKCAGSSCCFRNVNWRCCGSGLNGEQDG; encoded by the exons ATGGGGTGCATGTTGTCTCAGGTAGCAGCGAAATTTGCCTTCTTTCCGCCATCTCCACCGACCTACAAGATCCAAAAGCGGGAGCGCGACGGCAAGCTCAGCGCAGTAGCAGCATCGGCCACCACCAACACCACGTCGTTGCCGGCTGTTCCGCCTGATAACAAATCCTTGGACGTGTTGGTGATTGACACAAAGCGGGGGAACAAGATCGTTGCTTTTTATCTGCGAAACCCTTACGCCCGCCTCACTCTGCTTTACTCCCATGGCAATGCTGCTGACCTCGGCCAGCTCTATGACCTCTTTCTCCAGCTCAACCTCTCTCTGCGCGTCAATCTCAttgg GTATGACTATTCTGGCTATGGAGCCTCTACTGGCAAG CCTAGTGAAACAAATACATATGCTGACATAGAGGCAGTATATGAGTGCCTTGAGACCGAGTATGGAGTTAGCCAGGAAGATTTGATCTTGTATGGGCAGTCAGTTGGAAGTGGACCAACATTGCACTTGGCAGCTAAGTTGCCAAGGCTGAGGGGTGTCGTTCTGCACAGTGCAATTCTTTCCGGCCTCCGTGTTCTTTGCCATGTGAAATTCAAATTCTGCTTTGACATTTACAAG AACatcaataaaattaagaaagtgaaGTGCCCCGTGCTAGTAATACAT GGTACAGACGATGATATTGTGAATTGGTTACATGGCAATGCGCTGTGGAAAATGGCAAGGGATCCGTATGAGCCTTTGTGGATTAAAGGAGGTGGACACTGCAACTTGGAGCTTTACCCTGATTACATCCGCCATCTTTGCAGGTTTATCCTAGAAATGGAGAACATGACCACAGAAATCCGTCTCAAAAAGATTCGGCAGAATATGCGTTTGCAGAAGAAGAGATCATGTGCAATGTGTGCAAGCATGTGTTGTAGTATAAAACTCTGCCGACCTAAATGCCCTGAATGTTCAAGACCAAGGTGTCTAAAATGTCCTACATGCTGGAAGCCAAAGTGCGTAAAATGTTGTTGGCGACCTAAATGCCCAAAATGTGCAGGATCAAGCTGCTGCTTTAGAAACGTTAACTGGCGGTGCTGTGGTAGTGGTTTAAACGGCGAGCAGGATGGATGA